Part of the bacterium genome, CGACGTCGGCGGGGAGGTTGAGTTTGCCCGGCTCGGCGCCGTAGTAGCCTACCTCCAACGTGATTTCGCCCAGAACGTTGACCCGCTTGACCTTGTGGTTGCCGGCGTCGGCGACCCACAGGTTGCCCAGTTTGTCGATGGCGAGGCCGGCGGGCCGTTCGAACCGCGTCGCGAGCCGCTGCGTCTGGCCGAACGACTTGAGGTATTTGCCGTAGATGTCGTACTGGTGGATTAGGCCGCGCTCGCGGTCGCTGACGTATACGTATAATTCCTGGTCGGCCGCTACGCCGTACGGCGAGACGAGCCCCTCGCCCTTCCAACCGAAGCGCCCGAACGCCGTGTCGAAATCGCCCAACGGGAAGAACCGCTGGACGCGTACGTTGCGGTTGTCGACGACGTAGAGCCGGCGCGCGCCGTCGAAAGCGACGGCGGTGGGTTCGTCGAACTGGCCGTCGCCGCGGCCGGCCTCGCCCGCGACCGCGACCGTTTTAAAGGCCTCGGGTAACGACGCGCCCTCGCCGCCGATGATTATCGCCGCGGCCGGCGACGCTAAAGCCGCCGCCACGGCTGCGGTGACGACGGCTTTTTTCTTTTCGAAGATGGGCTTGGGACGCGCCACGCGTATTCCGGGGCTTTTAAAAGACGTAGCCGACGGCGAAGCGGTGCCGGTCGCCGAAGGCCTCGCCTTCTGGTATGCGGCTGTAATCGAAGCTCAGGCCCGTATACGCGAAGCCGAAGCCTAACGTTAAGCCGGTTATCTCGCCCCACCTATCGCGGTAGTAGCCGGCTCGTACTGCCACCATTTTGGCGTATATATATTCCGCGCCGCCGGAGTAAATCGCCTGGCCGAACTCTTCGCTCAAGCGGTCGTTGAGGTTCATCAACAGCTTCGAGCCGTCGGCGGCTACGGTGAGGTCGTTGAGGTTGGTCGAAAATACCTTATAGGCCAGGCCGAGGCGCATAGTACGCGGCGGCGCCCAGCTAACTTCGATCTCTTGTTCCTCTTCGTTCACCCGCTTAGCGGTTTTATTCGTGCCCAGGTTGGTGAAGGCCAGGCCGCCGGAAAGGCCCTTGAGCGGCGTTTTGTACAGGACGCCGCCGTTAAACAATAGCTGTTGGTCGACGCCGCCGGGAAGGTCCGTAAGGTGTTGGTACGCGTACGTCAGGCCGCCGCCGACGCCGAGGTCTTGGCGGACCGGATAACTCCAATAGAGGGACGGCGCCGCGCCGTAACTGTGCATTACGCCTATTTTCCGGCCTTCGAGGTCCATCATATCGGTTCTACCGGCGTCGCTGTATATGACGTCGAAGCACAGCGTACCGTATTTGCCGGTGCGGTAGGCGAACGCGGCGTAATCGTAGAAGATGTCTTTAAGGTCGCCGGTGCCGCGGGGTTCGTGCATAACGGTAATGCTGTTCTTCTCCAACAGCGCCAGGCCGCCCGGGTTGTAGAACGAGGCGTTGGCGTCGTCGGCCAGGCCGGTGAAGGTTTTGCCGATGCCGCCCGGGCGGGAACCGGGTTCGATATGGAGCCAAATAAACTGCGCCGTGTCCTTAGTTTCGCATAACGCCGGTCCCGCAAGCACAAGTGCGCCAACTAGTAAAATTGTCGCCGGTTTATACATCGCGCGACCCCCTTTTCCCTATTATTATAACCCGTGCCCGTTTTAAAATCAAGCTGAAAAGGGCGCTGCCGTCGCGCCGCCCGTTTCTGCCGTAAGCGGTTCATACGTCGTCAAATCAAGACTTCCGAGCCGAGCCCTCGCTTAGAAGTAATAACCCAGGGCGAAGCGGTGGCGGTCGCCGAAGGCCTCGCCTTCCGGGACGCGGCCGTAATCGAAACCGACGCCCCGGTAACTGAAGCCGAAGGCCGGCGTCAAGCCGTTCACCGCGCCCCACCGGTCGCGGTAGTACCCGGCCCGCACCGCCACTATTTTCGCGTAGACGTATTCTACGCCCCCGGAATAAACCGCCTGGCTGAATTCATCTTCCAGCCGGTCGTCCAGGTTCATCAAGGGCTTCGAGCCGTCGACGGCCGCGGTGAGGTCGTTGAGTTCGTTCGAGAAAAACTTATAAGCCAGGCCGAGCCGCATCGTCCGCGGCGGCGGCCAGCTGACGGCGCTCTCTTTTTGCTCCTCGTCTACTCGGGTAGGGCTTTTGTTCGGGCCGAGGTTGGCAAAGGCGAGGCCGCCGCTCAACCCCTTAAGCGGCGTCCGGTAGAGGACGCCGCCGTTGAATAACAATTGCTGGTCGACGCCGCCGGGAATGTCCGCCAGGTGTTGGTAGGCGTACGTCAGGCCGGCGCCGATGCCGAGGTCGTTGCGGAGCGGGTAGCTCCAATACGCGGAGGGAGCGACGTCGTAAATATGCATCACGCCGATCACGCGCTTATCCGGGTCGGTCATGTCGCTTTTGCCGGCGTCGCTATATACGACGTCGAAGCACAGCGTGCCGTATTCGCCGGTGCGGTACGCGAACGCGGCGTAGTCGTAAAACATATCTTGCGAGTCGGCGGTGCCGCGGGGCTCGTGCATTACGGTAATGCTGTTCTTCTCCAACAGCGCCAGGCCGCCCGGGTTGTAGAACGAGGCGTTGATGTCGTCGGCCAGGCCGGTAAACGCCTTACCGAAACCGCCCGGGCGGGAGCCGGGTTCTATAAGTAGAAAGGCGAACCTCGCGACGTCTCGCGTTTCGGCACGCGTCGGCGCGGCCGCGAATATTCCCGCCGCGGTTATAATTGTTATTAATCCCCTCATTTTTTAACCACCATTCGCGTAATATTATAATGCCGGCTTGAGCGGAAATCAATCCGAAAATTCGCCTCGTTGGCAAGTAGGTTTAGGTTATCGCCGGGATGCGGCGTGGCCCGGCCGAACGCCCTTAATCATGGATTAAGATTGACTTGTCGTAACGCGGGTGTTATTTTAAGGAAAATCGCAGTCGGAGGTTTAATATGAGCCATTTATGGCAAACCGACCCGGAAGTGGCCGCGGCGGTTTTGGGCGAGTTGCGCCGCCAGACCGAGACGTTGGAGCTTATCGCCAGCGAGAACTTCGTGAGCGAGGCCGTGCTGGAGACCGTCGGCTCCGTTATGACGAACAAGTACGCCGAGGGTTACCCGGGACGCCGCTACTACGGCGGCTGTCAGTACGTCGACGTCGGCGAGTCGCTCGCGATCGAGCGTGCCAAACGGCTCTTCGGCGCCGAACACGTTAACGCCCAGCCTCACTCCGGGACCCAGGCCAACATGGCCGTCTACTTCACCGTGATGGAGCCGGGCGACACCATGCTGGGGATGAACCTCAGCCACGGCGGCCACCTGAGCCACGGCCACCCCATCAACTTCTCGGGGAAATACTTCAACGTCGTCCAGTACGGCGTACGCGAGGACGACGAGACCGTCGACTTCGACGCGCTGCGTACGTTGGCGCACGAGCACAAGCCGAAGCTGGTTATGGTGGGCGCCAGCGCCTACCCCCGCACCCTCGACTTCACGAAGTTCCGCGCTATCTGCGACGAGGTGGGCGCGGTGCTGGTCGCCGATATCGCCCATATCGCGGGGCTGGTCGCGACCGGCCTTCACCCCACGCCGGTGGGGATAGCCGACTACATAACCACCACCACCCACAAGACGCTGCGCGGCCCGCGCGCCGGTATGATAATGTGCCGGGAGGAGCTGGCCAAGGACCTCGACCGCGTCGTCTTCCCCGGCATCCAGGGCGGCCCGCTGATGCACGTCATCGCCGCCAAAGCGGTGTGCCTGGCCGAGGCGCTGAAGCCCGAGTTCAAGGATTACCAGAAGCAGATCGTCGCCAACGCCGCGACGCTGGCGGCGCGGCTGGCCGAGAACGGCCTGCGCATCGTCTCCGGCGGGACGGATACCCACCTCATGCTGGTGGACCTCAGGCCGTTCGAGCTGACGGGCAAAGTGGCCGAGAAGCGGCTGGAGGAAGCCGGCATAACCGTGAACAAGAACACCATCCCGTTCGACCCGCAGAAGCCGTTCGTTACCTCCGGCATCCGCATCGGCACGCCGGCGTTGACGACGCGCGGCATGAGGGAACCGGAGATGAAGGCCATCGGCGACATGATCGCGCGCGTCCTGAAAGATATCGAGAACGACGCCGTCGTCGCGGAGGTGCGCGAAGAGGTGCGCGAGCTGTGCGAGCGCTTCCCGCTGTACGCCGAAATGAAGGCGCGCTACATAGCGGAGGCGAAGAAGCGAGGGATGGAAGCGTGAAGATAGCTTTCGCGGCGGACCATCGCGGCTACCCGTTGAAGGAGTACTTGAAGGCGGCCGCGGCCGAGCTGGGCCACGAGGTCGTCGACTTCGGCACCGATTGCGAGGAGTCCTGCGACTACGTGGACTTCGGCCGGGCCGCGGCGGAGGCGGTGGCGCGGGGCGAAGCCGAACGCGGCGTTCTGGTGTGCGCTACCGGCCTCGGGATGTCGATGGCGGCCAACAAGGTCCCCGGCGTCCGCGCGGCGCTGTGCTGGACCGTCTACATGGCCCGGCTGACGCGCGCCCACAACGACGCCAACGTCCTGGTCCTCTCGGGCGACCAGACCGGTTTTCAGTACGGCCGGGAGATGCTGACGGCCTGGCTCGAGACGTCGTTCGAGGGCGGCCGCCACGCCCGAAGGGTGGATAAGATAAAAGCTATCGAGGGCGATTACGCCAAATAAAAAAAGCCGGCCTTCGGGCCGGCTTTCGAATTAGGCGCTACTTTCGGTATCGGGCGAAGGTCGTGCCGCCCACGGCCCATCCGGCGCCGTCGATGAATTCTATGTCGAAGAAGCGCGGAATGGCCTCCGTCTTATTAGCTATGGCGGCCTCGGTCCAACGCCGGCCGTCCCAGTAGAGTAGCCGGTAAGCCCTGGTTATAACCTCGTACGGCGCGGCGGCTACCCAAAGGCCGCCGGCACGGTCGGCGAAGCACGTCCGGTAGTAATATTCTTCCGGCGGTACGATGGCGGGGGTAATATCCCGAAGCTCGGGCGTAAGCTGGTAGACGCGGCCGAGCCTTTCCCTCGCGAGCCGCCGTTCGCCCACCGCGTACGTTAGGGCGCCGTCGCCGGTTATATCGTACAGGTGAAGATTTTCGTTGAAGGCTAGAGCCGGCTCCCAACGTTTTCCCTGCAGCTCGAATACTTCGTCGCCCGCCGCTCCCCGGACGACCATAAAGCCGGTGTCGGCCCCCGTCATGTGAAAAGGCCCGAAGCTCTTGTAGCCTTGCGGCTTCTCCGCCTCGCGCCACCGGCTGCCGTCGTAATAGAAAATAGCCGGTACGCCGTACGGCCGGGAGATGGCGTTTACCCATACGTGGGAGGGGTCGACGCCGCCCAGGTGCAGGTATTCCAGGTCGTTGTAAAGGCGGGTGAGGTACCATTCGCCGCCCTGGTAGTCGAGGAGCGCGCCGCCGTTGCCGCAAGCCCAGCCGCGTTCGCCGTCGAACATGAGGATGTCGTTCAGCGCTTCCGTGACGACGGGCTCGAATTCTTTTACGGCCCAAGCGCCGTTATTATAACGGGCGACCGCGGCGCGCTTCGAGTCCGTCAAGAGGACCGTCGCCCAGACGGTGCCGTCTTCCCGGACGTCGCAGTGCGTCCACGCTCCCTCGTACGGCGGCTCGAGGACGGTCCAGGAGCCCACCGAGGTGGTGGGGGTCGTAACCTCGTCTTCGCCGCAAGAGATAACCAAGGCCGCGGCCGCCGCCCCCAACGTTAATACTGCCCAACCGCGCATTCCGTTTCTCCTATAACGTAATTTTTCCTCAACACGCCGCCCCGCCTTCGCGGGCTCCTCTTCGCAACCGCCCCCTTCCTGGCGCCCGTAGACGTTCCGGCCGTCGCGAACCCGAGGCCGGCCTTATACCTGACTTACTTTGTTAGGTATTATAACTTATTTTTGCTCGCGCTTCAAGATAAATTCTTTAACGCGGGCCAGGGAGATGCGCTCGCGGCATTCGTACTTGAAAGGGCGTTTGCAGCGGGGAAAGGGCGAGTTGGCGTAGCAGGGAGCGCATTCCAGTTCGGCGGCGACGGCTTCGGCGGGCCCCCCGCGCGGGAGAAGCGCGCTCGGGTTGGTGGGGGCGAAGAGGGCGAGGGTGGGTTTTTTGAGGGCGACGCCGACGTGCAGAGGCAGCGAGTCCACCGTTATGAGGTAAGCGGCGCCGTCGATCACCCGGGCGCTTTCGAATATGTCCGTTTTACCGGCGAGGTTTATTACGTTGCCGTTGCCGGCCTTAGCGGTTATGGCGGCGCACCTCTCCCGGTCGTGGGGCCCGCCCACCAACACGACGGGGCGGCCGGCCTCCTTCTTGATAAAATCGACGATCTCGACGAAGAAGTGCGCCGGCGGCAACTTCGCCGCGACGGTTTCCCGCGGGTTCCGTCCCCCCGAAGGCACCAGCGCTACGTATTTCTTCTTTTTTTTAATCCCCGTGATTTCGGCCGCCTTCGGCACGCCGCGCGGGATGACGAAGTCGAGTCGCAAGTCGTCGCGGGCGCAGCCCGCCGCCTCGGCCACTTCGACGTAGGTTTCGGCGATGTATTTGTCCGCGTTCGGCTGCCAGCGCGCGCCGCCGGCCAGGTACCGGGGCGGCTTCGGTCCGGTAAACGGGGCATATACGGCGGCTCCGCCCCAGTTTAGCAACCGCGCCAGGCCGGGCCAAGGTTGGAAGAGGAACGCTACGTCCGCTCCGGAATTTTTAATATCTTTGGTCAACCGGTACGTCGTGACCGGGTTCGGCTTGAACGCGACCTTCTCTTCCACGAACATATACGCGTCCGCGCCGGGTATAGCGCCGGCGACGTCGACGTTGGCTCGCCCCGTTAGGAGGACCAGGTCCGCCTCCGGAAAGGCGCGGCGCAAGGTCCGGAGGGCGGGCGTCGTCAGCAGAAGGTCCCCGGCGGCGTGCGTCTTTATAGCGATAAGCCTCATAACCCGCAACCTATAGGAAGCGCCACCCCGCGCCGGCGAAGAGCCCTTGGAGGCCGGTGCGGTACTTATAGCCGGCGACCTCGTGTTCGCGGAATTGGCGGTCGTAGTTATATTCCGTAATAAGGAACAGGTTGTCCCCGAGGTTCACTTGTATGCCCGCGTAGAGGGCCCAGTCGAACGAGAACTGTTGGAACCAACCCGACGTCAAAAGGCCGCCGCCTTGGCTTTTTTGGAGGAACGCGTCCGATACGTGGTCGTCGACGTCTATCGTCGTCAGGTTGCCGCCGATGCCGGCCGCGGCGTACGGCGTAACGGGCCAAGCGGGGAGAACCACGTACTTGAGCGCGATCTTATAATCGACGTTTTGGAATTTATACGCCAGGCGTTCCTCGACCGGCCACGACGCCCTGGTGGGCGGCGGCCCCTTGGGGAAAGTGGCGTAGTCGTATTTCAGTACGGTTTCGCGGCGGGGGGCTTGTTCTTGCGTCAATTTTAACGAGGCGGCGACGTAGGGACCGACGAAAAAGTCGAACGTTACGCCGAAGGCGGAGAGCGTTCCTATGTCTTCCAGCGGGTCGTCCAAGCCTACCGCGGCGGCCCTGCCGGTGATGTCCGGCGCGGCGTCGTACGACGGCCCCCACGCCGCGCCGCCGTACACGTAGACCGCGGGGAACACGTAGGCCGGTAGATACTGAACGGTAGGCGTGGGTTCGGGTTCGGTCCCCTCCTGTTGCGCAAGGACGGCGGCCGCAAAGACCGTGAATACGGACAAAATTATGGCGAATCTCTTCATTGAATGTAACGAATAACATACCCGGCCGACGCGGTCAAGCGGATACGATTCGTTAATTTTATCTTGACAGTCTCGGCGGGTTCGAATACAATCCGGCCTAAATGGAGGCTGGTCGGCAAGAGCGCGTACGGGCTACCCTGGCGCTGGCCCGCGTACCGGGCATCGGAAGCGTATTTTTCCGGCGCCTTCTGGAAACCTTCGGCGAACCCGCGGCGGTTTTTACGAAGACCTTCGACGAGCTCGCCGCGGTCCCGGGCATCGGCGACGAGCGGGCGCGAGCGCTCGCGACGTTCGACGGCTGGAAGGAAGTTGAGGCCGAGATGGCCCGGGCGGAGACTTTGGCCTTAAGGTACGTAATATGGGGCGAGGACGATTACCCCGAGCCCCTCGCCGCGATATATGACGCGCCGCCCGTGCTGTATTATAAAGGCGCGTTGGACCGGCTGACGGCGCCGGCCGTCGCGGCCGTGGGTACGCGCCGGCCCACCGACTACGGCGAGCGCGCGACGGCGTTCATATGCGAGCCCTTAGCGGAGGCGGGCTTAGCGATCTTAAGCGGGATGGCGCGGGGCATCGACACTTGCGCCCATCGGGCCGCGCTCAAGGCGGGCGGCGTTACCGTCGCCGTCCTCGGGTGCGGCGCCGACGTCGTCTACCCGCCGGAGAATAAGGGCCTGTACGACGAAATATGCGAAAAGGGCCTCGTCGTTTCGGAGTTGCCGCCGTCGGCCCGACCCGAGGCGCAGAACTTCCCGCGCCGCAACCGGATAATTAGCGGCCTGGGGGCCGGCGTCCTGGTCGTCGAGGCGGGGGAGCGCAGCGGCGCCCTCATAACCGGCTACCACGCCGCGGAGCAAGGCCGGGAGGTCTTCGCCGTGCCGGGCAGCATCTTCTCGCCGGCGAGCGACGGCTGCCGGCGGCTTATCGCCAGCGGCGCCAAGCCGGTGGGTTCGGCCGACGAAATCTTGGAGGAGCTCGCGCCGCAGTTCTCGCCCGTCGGCGGACGGCGCGCGGCTAGGCCGACGGTAGATACCGCGTCGCTCGGCGCCGACGAGCAGGAACTCTTGAAGTGCGTCGCCGGCGAGGCGATGCCGGCCGACGAGCTCGCGGCCCGCGTTGGGTGGGACCCGTCTCGAGCCGCGACCGCGTTGCTCTCCCTCGAGATCGCCGGCCTGGTCGAGAAGCTCCCCGGAAACAACTACCGCCGCATCTTCATGTAGCGTATTCCTTATGGGTAAAAGTTTATTAATCGTCGAATCGGCCGCCAAGGTCAAGACCATCGCGAAGTTCCTGGGCAAGGACTACGCCGTAAAGTCTTGCCAGGGCCACGTTGCGGACCTGCCGAAGTCTTCGCTCGGCGTCGACGTATCCAAGGGTTTCGAGCCCACGTACGAATCCACGCCGGCGCAGAAGAAAATATTGAAAACCCTTACCAAGGCGGCCGAGGCCGCGGACGTGATTTATCTGGCCACGGACCCGGACCGCGAGGGCGAGGCCATAGCGTACCACCTGTCGCAGCATCTGGACGGCGCCCGCGCGCGCCGCGTATCGTTCAACGAGATAACGGCGGCGGCGGTGAGGGCGGCGGTGGCCGAACCGCGCGACCTGGACCTCCGCCTCATCGCGGCCCAGCAAGCCCGGCGCATACTGGACCGCCTCGTCGGGTACCAGGTCAGCCCCATATTGTGGAAGAAGGTCACGACCGGCCTTTCCGCCGGCCGCGTCCAGTCCGTGGCGGTCCGGCTTATCTGCGAGCGCGAGCAGGAAATCGAGGACTTCGTCGCCGACGAATATTGGACCCTGGGGGCCGAATTCGAAACCGCGGCCGGCGAACGCTTCGCCGCGTCGCTCGTCTCTATCGACGGCGAGACGTTGATGGCGCCCGGGCGGCTGGTCAAATACCGGCGCCGGCTGGCGAACGAGGCCGAGGCGTCGGCCGAACGGGACAAGGTCCTCAAGCAAAGCTTCGTCGTTACGTCGTTCGAACGCGGCGAGAAGCGCCGGTCGCCGGTCCCGCCTTTTACGACCAGTAAGTTGCAGCAGGCCGGGGCCCGGCAATTCGGCTTCACCGGCCGCAAGACCATGGCGCTGGCCCAGGTGCTCTACGAGGGCGTCGACGTGGGCGGCGGCGACCGGGTGGGCCTTATCACCTACATGCGAACCGACTCGGTGCGGGTGGCGTCGTCCGCGGCGGCCGCGTGCCGGAAATATATCGAAAAAGAGTTCGGCGCCGATTACTTACCCGCTAAGCCGCGTTTCTATCGCTCTCGCCGCGGCGCCCAGGAGGCCCACGAGGCCGTACGCCCCACCGACGTTGCGCGAGCGCCCGAGGCGGTGAAGGGACATCTCACCGCCGACCAGTTCAAACTGTACGACCTTATCTACCGCACGTTCGTGGCGTCGCAGATGGCGGACGCCGTCTTCGATACCGCCACCGCCGCGCTCGAGGGCGGCGGGTACCTCTTCCGCGCGCTGACGCAAGCGCTCAAGTTCCCGGGCTTCATGAAGGTTACGCCGCGCGAGACCGGCGCCGGCGAGCTACTGCCTTCGCTGGCGGTGGGCGACGAGGTTCCGTTGGCCGACGTCACGCCGGAGCAACATTTCACGAAGCCGCCGCCGCGCTACAACGACGCGTCGCTGGTCCAGGCGTTGGAGGAGCACGGCATCGGTCGCCCGAGCACGTACGCCCCCACGGTGGCCACCATCATCGACCGCAAGTATATCGAACGCGTCCGGCGGGCGTTCCATCCCACCGAGCTCGGCAAGTTGGTGAACGCCCTGCTCGTGGCGTCTTTCCCGGACATCTTCGACGTGCAATTTACGGCCAAGGTGGAGTCGCAGCTCGACGCCGTGGAGGAAGGCCGCGCGGAGTGGGACGCGGTGCTGGCCGACTTCTACGGTCCGTTCGCCGCCGACCTGGCGCAGGCCGCCGACGTTATGGACGCGGTGCGCGACGAAGCGGCGGAGCGCACCGACGTGGATTGCCCCAAGTGCGGCGGGAAGATGGAAGTACGGTGGGGAAGGTTCGGGAAGTATTTGCGGTGCGAGAATTATCCCGACTGCGGCCAGACCATGAACTTCGAGCGCGACGAGGACGGCAAGGTGGTCCCGGTCGAGGCCGAGGACACCGGCGAGACGTGCGAGAAGTGCGGCGGCGCGATGGTGGTAAAACGCGGCCGGTACGGCGAGTTCCTCGCCTGCGACAAATACCCGGAGTGCAAGAATACCCGTCCTCTACGCAAGAAGGTCGACGCCAAGTGTCCCAAGTGCGGCGGCCGGGTGGTGGAGCGGCGGGGCAAGCGCAATCGCCGCTTTTACGGCTGCGAGAAATACCCGGAGTGCGATTTCACCGCCAACGCCGTCCCGGTGAACGAAGAGTGCCCGGCCTGCGGCGCGCCGTACCTCCTGGAGGGGAAGCGCGGGAAGTATTGCGCCAAGAGGAGCTGCGGTTATCGCGGCCCGGGCGAAGAGGACTAACGTCTTGCCCGAACACGTCCCCGACGACCACGGCGTTTCGGATTTGCCCTCCGGCCGGCCGGCCCGACGGCTGGCCTGGGCCATCTCCCTTACGACGCTGGTGCTGGCGGGCGAGGTCGTCGGCGGTATATGGGCCGGCAGCCTGGCGCTGCTCTCCGACGCGGCGCACGTCTTTATGGACGTATTCGCGCTCACGCTCTCGCTGGGGGCGCTGCTCTTGGCGCGCCGCCCCGCGGACGAGCGACGCACTTACGGTTGGCATCGCGCCGAAGTATTCGCCGCTTTGATTAACGGCGTGACGCTTATCGCGGTCGCGGCCTTTATCTTCGTGGAGGGCATAGGCCGACTGATGGAGCCCACGCCGGTGAAGGGCGTGGGCCTGTTGGTGATCGCGGCCGCGGGCCTGGTGGCGAACGCCGCCGTCGCGCTGCTGCTCCGGCGGCACGTCGGCTCCGACATAAACATACGGGGAGCTTTTCTGCACGTCATAGGCGACGCGCTGGCGTCGGCCGCGGTGATCGTCGGCGCGCTTATAGTCATCTTCACCGGATGGTTCGTCGTCGACCCGCTGCTGGCGCTGGCGATCGCCGGCCTGCTGCTGTGGGGGGCCGGGCGGCTGGTGCGGGACGCGCTCCGGATCCTCTTCGAGGGCACGCCCCCCGGCGTGCGGCCCCGCGACGTCGCCCGGGCGCTGACGGTGGTAGAGGGCGTTACGGCCGTGCACGACCTCCACATCTGGGCGTTGTGCTCGCACATCACGAACCTGTCGGCCCACCTCGTCGTCTGCGAGGGGGCCGGCGACGACGTGCGGCGCGCCGCGGAGGACGCGTTGGCGGCCCGGTTTAAAATTAACCACACCACCCTTCAGCTCGAGGAAGAACCTTGTGCGGCCGGCTCGAGCGACGTCTTTTGCGAAAAATTAGACCATTGAAGAAAGCCCGTATAACATCTCTAACGTCGTCGGGGCGCGCGGGCGCCCTTTGTTACGTCTATGGCTCGCGCTAAAGAATCGGACGCCGACCGCCGGCGGGAGGTCCTCGCCGCCGAGGCGGTTTTGGCGACGCCCGCGCCGGGCGGCGACGGCGAACTGTACGCCGCGGCGTGTTATCCCAACAGCTACCGCGTCGGGATGGCCTCGCTGGGGTACCAGCTCGCGTGGGGCGCGTTCGCCGCGCACCCCGCGTTCCGGGCGGAGCGCTACTTCGCCTGTTACGCCGGGAAACCTCCCAAAGGCGTCGTCAAGGACGCGGCCGGGTTGGAATACGGGACGCCTTTGTCTCGAGCGGGCGTCGTCGCGTTCTCCGTATATTACGAGCCCGACTACCAGCGCGTATACGGGATGTTGGCCGGCGGCGGCGTTCGCCCCTGGGCCGGGGAGCGCGGCGAGTTCGACCCGTTCGTGATATTGGGCGGCCCGGCCGTAACCGCCAACCCGGAGCCGCTGGCGCCGTTCGCGGACGCCGTCGTGTTGGGCGACGCCGAAGAGTCGCTGCCCGCGGTTTTAGACGTGGTCGCGGCCAACGTCGGCGGGCCGCGGCGCGACGTGCTGGCGCTTATGGCGCACGTTCCGGGCGTCTACGTCCCGGCGTTGTACCGGGTCCTGTACGGGGCGCCCGGGTCGCCGGCGCAGGTGGTGCCGGAGGAGGGCGCGCCGGCGAAGGCTGAGGCCTCCCGGGTGGACGACCTCACGCCGTACCGCGGCGGCTCGTGGCTCGCGACGCCGCACGCCGAATTCGGGAAGCTCCTCCTGCTGGAGCCCGTCCGCGGGTGCGGCCGGTCGTGTTCGTTTTGTCAGACCGGCGCGATAAGTTCGCCGCCGCGCCGGCGCGAGCTGTCGTCGCTGTGGCCTTTGGTGGACGAGGCGCGGGATAAGGTCGGCAAGGTGGGGTTGGTGGGCGCGGCCTTGGCCGATTACGGCGACGTCGTCGAGCTGGCCCAAGGCGTCGTCGAACGCGGCATGTTGCTGAGCGT contains:
- the dprA gene encoding DNA-processing protein DprA, whose translation is MEAGRQERVRATLALARVPGIGSVFFRRLLETFGEPAAVFTKTFDELAAVPGIGDERARALATFDGWKEVEAEMARAETLALRYVIWGEDDYPEPLAAIYDAPPVLYYKGALDRLTAPAVAAVGTRRPTDYGERATAFICEPLAEAGLAILSGMARGIDTCAHRAALKAGGVTVAVLGCGADVVYPPENKGLYDEICEKGLVVSELPPSARPEAQNFPRRNRIISGLGAGVLVVEAGERSGALITGYHAAEQGREVFAVPGSIFSPASDGCRRLIASGAKPVGSADEILEELAPQFSPVGGRRAARPTVDTASLGADEQELLKCVAGEAMPADELAARVGWDPSRAATALLSLEIAGLVEKLPGNNYRRIFM
- the topA gene encoding type I DNA topoisomerase; this encodes MGKSLLIVESAAKVKTIAKFLGKDYAVKSCQGHVADLPKSSLGVDVSKGFEPTYESTPAQKKILKTLTKAAEAADVIYLATDPDREGEAIAYHLSQHLDGARARRVSFNEITAAAVRAAVAEPRDLDLRLIAAQQARRILDRLVGYQVSPILWKKVTTGLSAGRVQSVAVRLICEREQEIEDFVADEYWTLGAEFETAAGERFAASLVSIDGETLMAPGRLVKYRRRLANEAEASAERDKVLKQSFVVTSFERGEKRRSPVPPFTTSKLQQAGARQFGFTGRKTMALAQVLYEGVDVGGGDRVGLITYMRTDSVRVASSAAAACRKYIEKEFGADYLPAKPRFYRSRRGAQEAHEAVRPTDVARAPEAVKGHLTADQFKLYDLIYRTFVASQMADAVFDTATAALEGGGYLFRALTQALKFPGFMKVTPRETGAGELLPSLAVGDEVPLADVTPEQHFTKPPPRYNDASLVQALEEHGIGRPSTYAPTVATIIDRKYIERVRRAFHPTELGKLVNALLVASFPDIFDVQFTAKVESQLDAVEEGRAEWDAVLADFYGPFAADLAQAADVMDAVRDEAAERTDVDCPKCGGKMEVRWGRFGKYLRCENYPDCGQTMNFERDEDGKVVPVEAEDTGETCEKCGGAMVVKRGRYGEFLACDKYPECKNTRPLRKKVDAKCPKCGGRVVERRGKRNRRFYGCEKYPECDFTANAVPVNEECPACGAPYLLEGKRGKYCAKRSCGYRGPGEED
- a CDS encoding cation diffusion facilitator family transporter, which gives rise to MPEHVPDDHGVSDLPSGRPARRLAWAISLTTLVLAGEVVGGIWAGSLALLSDAAHVFMDVFALTLSLGALLLARRPADERRTYGWHRAEVFAALINGVTLIAVAAFIFVEGIGRLMEPTPVKGVGLLVIAAAGLVANAAVALLLRRHVGSDINIRGAFLHVIGDALASAAVIVGALIVIFTGWFVVDPLLALAIAGLLLWGAGRLVRDALRILFEGTPPGVRPRDVARALTVVEGVTAVHDLHIWALCSHITNLSAHLVVCEGAGDDVRRAAEDALAARFKINHTTLQLEEEPCAAGSSDVFCEKLDH
- a CDS encoding radical SAM protein, which gives rise to MARAKESDADRRREVLAAEAVLATPAPGGDGELYAAACYPNSYRVGMASLGYQLAWGAFAAHPAFRAERYFACYAGKPPKGVVKDAAGLEYGTPLSRAGVVAFSVYYEPDYQRVYGMLAGGGVRPWAGERGEFDPFVILGGPAVTANPEPLAPFADAVVLGDAEESLPAVLDVVAANVGGPRRDVLALMAHVPGVYVPALYRVLYGAPGSPAQVVPEEGAPAKAEASRVDDLTPYRGGSWLATPHAEFGKLLLLEPVRGCGRSCSFCQTGAISSPPRRRELSSLWPLVDEARDKVGKVGLVGAALADYGDVVELAQGVVERGMLLSVSSLALAAPRTPAVLQALGASGQRGVALAPEAATAEMQARLGKALPPGRLEECLDAAAAAGLSKIKLYYIVGAPGESAADVAAVGDELARLNRRYKTLTFQARVNPLVPKPRTPLADAPLISRREFRDRVRAIRARARGVRVRAGSWREAELQRDLGRGSRALSRWVARAADRGA